A single region of the Demequina sp. genome encodes:
- a CDS encoding type II toxin-antitoxin system prevent-host-death family antitoxin: MANVTVRELRNHGGDVLDRVTRGESLVVTRDGVAVAQLRPLAPQGVTAEELIARRRALPVVDPEALRADVDTVLDPGL; encoded by the coding sequence ATGGCGAACGTGACGGTACGTGAACTGCGAAATCACGGCGGCGACGTGCTCGATCGCGTCACACGCGGCGAGTCGCTCGTGGTCACGCGCGACGGGGTGGCCGTCGCGCAACTGCGACCCCTGGCCCCGCAGGGCGTGACTGCGGAAGAGCTCATCGCGAGACGGCGCGCACTTCCCGTCGTGGATCCCGAGGCTCTGCGCGCCGACGTCGACACAGTGCTGGATCCCGGCCTGTGA
- a CDS encoding type II toxin-antitoxin system VapC family toxin, translated as MIKTPAERGLLDTSTLILLGRIADPADLPRTPMISAITLAELSVGPLVASSDAERAARQAHLQQAESDFDAVPFDAAAARAFGGVAASLRAQGRTTKARAYDALIAASAIALNVPLYTCNPRDFEGIDGLDVRKVPHPDH; from the coding sequence GTGATCAAGACGCCCGCCGAGCGCGGACTACTCGACACCTCCACCCTCATCCTGCTCGGCCGCATCGCGGACCCAGCCGACCTGCCTCGCACCCCAATGATCAGTGCGATCACGCTGGCCGAACTCTCGGTGGGACCGCTAGTCGCCTCTTCAGACGCAGAGCGCGCCGCACGCCAGGCGCATCTGCAGCAGGCCGAGTCTGACTTCGACGCCGTCCCATTTGACGCCGCAGCGGCGAGGGCGTTCGGTGGGGTGGCCGCATCACTCAGAGCCCAGGGGCGCACGACGAAGGCGCGCGCATATGACGCCCTCATCGCAGCGTCGGCCATCGCCCTGAACGTACCGCTCTACACCTGCAACCCGCGCGACTTCGAAGGCATCGATGGCCTCGACGTGCGAAAGGTGCCGCACCCAGATCACTGA